In Cotesia glomerata isolate CgM1 linkage group LG1, MPM_Cglom_v2.3, whole genome shotgun sequence, one genomic interval encodes:
- the LOC123264456 gene encoding receptor-type tyrosine-protein phosphatase S-like, with the protein MGSGNSKSLTRKGLIKFIENRKVFKLIIQEHKDLINEKEDGMISASIAARYFDGHQHENEGLYFDHSCVILQEKNGCHRYINASYIDGFDCQNAYITMKTPLSSISICNFWRVVWEHQSETIVMLDTPKTDQNIHSIPYWLPEEGSSFHCGKLKITTSILYLDDPNFKFTKLIVTHEDGGSLHVSHFSYNNWQNDYIFPRTSDFLSFIQMVSLYHHTTVTLKDYQSPMIVHCSDGLERTMVFCAIDISISQIIETGKVDLYSNVLKLRRDRYGCLKNVNYYTYCYLVLYFYVSFYL; encoded by the coding sequence atgggTAGTGGTAATTCAAAATCTTTAACTCGTAAgggattaattaaattcattgaaaatagaaaagtatttaaattaattatccaaGAACACAAAGATTTGATAAATGAGAAAGAAGACGGAATGATTAGTGCTTCGATAGCAGCTAGATACTTCGATGGCCATCAACATGAAAATGAAGGACTGTATTTTGATCACAGTTGCGTCATTCTCCAAGAAAAAAATGGCTGCCACAGATACATCAACGCGAGCTATATAGATGGTTTCGATTGTCAAAATGCCTACATCACCATGAAGACACCTCTCTCAAGCATATCAATCTGTAACTTCTGGAGGGTGGTGTGGGAACATCAATCCGAAACCATCGTGATGCTCGATACACCCAAGACTGACCAGAATATTCATAGTATTCCTTACTGGCTCCCAGAAGAAGGATCGTCTTTTCATTgcggaaaattgaaaattacgacGTCGATACTTTATCTCGACGATCCAAATTTTAAGTTCACGAAGCTTATCGTCACTCATGAAGATGGAGGTTCCTTGCACGTAAGCCACTTTTCATATAATAATTGGCAAAATGATTATATCTTTCCCAGAACGTCTGACTTCCTTAGCTTCATACAGATGGTATCATTATACCACCACACGACAGTGACTCTTAAAGACTACCAGAGTCCTATGATAGTCCATTGTAGTGATGGACTGGAACGTACAATGGTATTTTGTGCTATTGATATATCAATTTCACAAATAATAGAAACAGGCAAAGTTGATTTGTATTCTAATGTTTTAAAACTTAGGCGAGATAGATATGGCTGTCTCAAAAATGTGAATTACTATACGTATTGTTACTTAGTTTTATACTTCTatgtttcattttatttgtaa